From the genome of Oncorhynchus tshawytscha isolate Ot180627B linkage group LG31, Otsh_v2.0, whole genome shotgun sequence, one region includes:
- the LOC121841496 gene encoding golgin subfamily A member 6-like protein 22, which translates to MIESSMGELRVKEAEMVREKDNMDNKMARLKEEEDGMREEIGRKMDILKKESCEIKRLRDEIDSEKDQLNAKLLELEKMREELDREKKEVNNRKDETLKEKDQLEERRGKIRKEKEELDISLELMKRQREDLTSLKAEAEAQTEPMEIDWKEKLTRERQQLEDVKEEIQKEKEAFERKKGLTMKERDEFDLMKSETQGQLEEIEQNKQDIRVEKEKLDQIKAELERRSEDVNQVMDETRRERGKVEELAIQTQKEREEMVGFMEKNKQKQNELELMNDKIEREKQDIEESRDVLTKEREELEQMRSEIQQQREETESHMEDQRKEKERLEQMTTDMKNSC; encoded by the coding sequence ATGATAGAAAGCTCAATGGGGGAACTGAGAGTGAAAGAGGCAGAAATGGTGAGAGAAAAAGACAACATGGATAACAAGATGGCTAGGCtcaaagaggaagaggatggaatgCGGGAAGAAATAGGAAGGAAGATGGACATCTTAAAGAAGGAAAGTTGTGAAATCAAAAGACTTAGAGATGaaattgacagtgaaaaggacCAGCTGAATGCAAAATTGCTTGAGTTGGAAAAAATGCGTGaagaactagatagagagaagaaggaagtgAACAACAGGAAGGATGAAACACTGAAAGAGAAAGATCAGTTGGAAGAGAGGCGAGGTAAGATACgtaaggagaaagaggaattGGATATCAGTCTAGAACTGATGAAAAGACAAAGGGAAGACTTGACAAGCTTGAAGGCTGAAGCAGAAGCACAGACCGAGCCTATGGAAATAGACTGGAAGGAAAAGCTCACGAGGGAAAGACAACAACTTGAAGATGTAAAGGAGGAGATACAGAAGGAAAAAGAAGCCtttgagagaaagaagggatTGACCATGAAAGAAAGAGATGAGTTTGATCTGATGAAGTCTGAAACCCAGGGACAATTGGAGgaaatagaacaaaacaaacaagacatTCGTGTGGAGAAGGAAAAGCTGGATCAGATCAAAGCTGAGTTAGAAAGACGGTCTGAAGACGTAAATCAGGTCATGGATGAGACAAgacgggagagggggaaggtagaAGAACTGGCTATCCAAACtcaaaaagaaagagaagaaatggTGGGTTTTatggaaaagaacaaacaaaagcAGAACGAACTGGAACTCATGAATGAcaagattgaaagagagaaacaagacaTTGAAGAAAGTCGGGATGTgctaacaaaggagagagaggagctggaacAAATGAGGAGTGAgatacagcaacagagagaggagacagaatctCACATGGAAGaccaaaggaaagagaaagaacgTTTGGAACAAATGACGACGGACATGAAAAACAGTTGCTAG
- the LOC121841491 gene encoding trichohyalin-like, producing the protein MVREKDNMDNKMARLKEEEDGMREEIGRKMDILKKESCEIKRLRDEIDSEKDQLNAKLLELEKMREELDREKKEVNNRKDETLKEKDQLEERRGKISKEKEELDISLELMKRQREDLTSLKAEAEAQTEPMEIDWKEKLTRERQQLEDVKEEIQKEKEAFERKKGLTMKERDEFDLMKSETQGQLEEIEQNKQDIRVEKEKLDQIKAELERRSEDVNQVMDETRRERGKVEELAIQTQKEREEMVGFMEKNKQKQNELELMNDKIEREKQDIEESRDVLTKEREELEQMRSEIQQQREETESHMEDQRKEKERLEQMTTDMKKQLLEVDNDKEMIESSMGELRVKEAEMVREKDNMDNKMARLKEEEDGMREEIGRKMDILKKESCEIKRLRDEIDSEKDQLNAKLLELEKMREELDREKKEVNNRKDETLKEKDQLEERRGKISKEKEELDISLELMKRQREDLTSLKAEAEAQTEPMEIDWKEKLTRERQQLEDVKEEIQKEKEAFERKKGLTMKERDEFDLMKSETQGQLEEIEQNKQDIRVEKEKLDQIKAELERRSEDVNQVMDETRRERGKVEELAIQTQKEREEMVGFMEKNKQKQNELELMNDKIEREKQDIEESRDVLTKEREELEQMRSEIQQQREETESHMEDQRKEKEHLEQMTTDMKNSC; encoded by the coding sequence ATGGTGAGAGAAAAAGACAACATGGATAACAAGATGGCTAGGCtcaaagaggaagaggatggaatgCGGGAAGAAATAGGAAGGAAGATGGACATCTTAAAGAAGGAAAGTTGTGAAATCAAAAGACTTAGAGATGaaattgacagtgaaaaggacCAGCTGAATGCAAAATTGCTTGAGTTGGAAAAAATGCGTGaagaactagatagagagaagaaggaagtgAACAACAGGAAGGATGAAACACTGAAAGAGAAAGATCAGTTGGAAGAGAGGCGAGGTAAGATAagtaaggagaaagaggaattGGATATCAGTCTAGAACTGATGAAAAGACAAAGGGAAGACTTGACAAGCTTGAAGGCTGAAGCAGAAGCACAGACCGAGCCTATGGAAATAGACTGGAAGGAAAAGCTCACGAGGGAAAGACAACAACTTGAAGATGTAAAGGAGGAGATACAGAAGGAAAAAGAAGCCtttgagagaaagaagggatTGACCATGAAAGAAAGAGATGAGTTTGATCTGATGAAGTCTGAAACCCAGGGACAATTGGAGgaaatagaacaaaacaaacaagacatTCGTGTGGAGAAGGAAAAGCTGGATCAGATCAAAGCTGAGTTAGAAAGACGGTCTGAAGACGTAAATCAGGTCATGGATGAGACAAgacgggagagggggaaggtagaAGAACTGGCTATCCAAACtcaaaaagaaagagaagaaatggTGGGTTTTatggaaaagaacaaacaaaagcAGAACGAACTGGAACTCATGAATGAcaagattgaaagagagaaacaagacaTTGAAGAAAGTCGGGATGTgctaacaaaggagagagaggagctggaacAAATGAGGAGTGAgatacagcaacagagagaggagacagaatctCACATGGAAGaccaaaggaaagagaaagaacgTTTGGAACAAATGACGACGGACATGAAAAAACAGTTGCTAGAGGTGGATAATGACAAGGAAATGATAGAAAGCTCAATGGGGGAACTGAGAGTGAAAGAGGCAGAAATGGTGAGAGAAAAAGACAACATGGATAACAAGATGGCTAGGCtcaaagaggaagaggatggaatgCGGGAAGAAATAGGAAGGAAGATGGACATCTTAAAGAAGGAAAGTTGTGAAATCAAAAGACTTAGAGATGaaattgacagtgaaaaggacCAGCTGAATGCAAAATTGCTTGAGTTGGAAAAAATGCGTGaagaactagatagagagaagaaggaagtgAACAACAGGAAGGATGAAACACTGAAAGAGAAAGATCAGTTGGAAGAGAGGCGAGGTAAGATAagtaaggagaaagaggaattGGATATCAGTCTAGAACTGATGAAAAGACAAAGGGAAGACTTGACAAGCTTGAAGGCTGAAGCAGAAGCACAGACCGAGCCTATGGAAATAGACTGGAAGGAAAAGCTCACGAGGGAAAGACAACAACTTGAAGATGTAAAGGAGGAGATACAGAAGGAAAAAGAAGCCtttgagagaaagaagggatTGACCATGAAAGAAAGAGATGAGTTTGATCTGATGAAGTCTGAAACCCAGGGACAATTGGAGgaaatagaacaaaacaaacaagacatTCGTGTGGAGAAGGAAAAGCTGGATCAGATCAAAGCTGAGTTAGAAAGACGGTCTGAAGACGTAAATCAGGTCATGGATGAGACAAgacgggagagggggaaggtagaAGAACTGGCTATCCAAACtcaaaaagaaagagaagaaatggTGGGTTTTatggaaaagaacaaacaaaagcAGAACGAACTGGAACTCATGAATGAcaagattgaaagagagaaacaagacaTTGAAGAAAGTCGGGATGTgctaacaaaggagagagaggagctggaacAAATGAGGAGTGAgatacagcaacagagagaggagacagaatctCACATGGAAGaccaaaggaaagagaaagaacatTTGGAACAAATGACGACGGACATGAAAAACAGTTGCTAG
- the LOC121841489 gene encoding trichohyalin-like, with the protein MKERDEFDLMKSETQGQLEEIEQNKQDIRVEKEKLDQIKAELERRSEDVNQVMDETRRERGKVEELAIQTQKEREEMVGFMEKNKQKQNELELMNDKIEREKQDIEESRDVLTKEREELEQMRSEIQQQREETESHMEDQRKEKERLEQMTTDMKKQLLEVDNDKEMIESSMGELRVKEAEMVREKDNMDNKMARLKEEEDGMREEIGRKMDILKKESCEIKRLRDEIDSEKDQLNAKLLELEKMREELDREKKEVNNRKDETLKEKDQLEERRGKISKEKEELDISLELMKRQREDLTSLKAEAEAQTEPMEIDWKEKLTRERQQLEDVKEEIQKEKEAFERKKGLTMKERDEFDLMKSETQGQLEEIEQNKQDIRVEKEKLDQIKAELERRSEDVNQVMDETRRERGKVEELAIQTQKEREEMVGFMEKNKQKQNELELMNDKIEREKQDIEESRDVLTKEREELEQMRSEIQQQREETESHMEDQRKEKEHLEQMTTDMKKQLLEVDNDKEMIESSMGELRVKEAEMVREKDNMDNKMARLKEEEDGMREEIGRKMDILKKESCEIKRLRDEIDSEKDQLNAKLLELEKMREELDREKKEVNNRKDETLKEKDQLEERRGKISKEKEELDISLELMKRQREDLTSLKAEAEAQTEPMEIDWKEKLTRERQQLEDVKEEIQKEKEAFERKKGLTMKERDEFNLMKSETQGQLEEIEQNKQDIRVEKEKLDQIKAELERRSEDVNQVMDETRRERGKVEEWLSKLKKKEKKWWVLWKRTNKSRTNWNS; encoded by the coding sequence ATGAAAGAAAGAGATGAGTTTGATCTGATGAAGTCTGAAACCCAGGGACAATTGGAGgaaatagaacaaaacaaacaagacatTCGTGTGGAGAAGGAAAAGCTGGATCAGATCAAAGCTGAGTTAGAAAGACGGTCTGAAGACGTAAATCAGGTCATGGATGAGACAAgacgggagagggggaaggtagaAGAACTGGCTATCCAAACtcaaaaagaaagagaagaaatggTGGGTTTTatggaaaagaacaaacaaaagcAGAACGAACTGGAACTCATGAATGAcaagattgaaagagagaaacaagacaTTGAAGAAAGTCGGGATGTgctaacaaaggagagagaggagctggaacAAATGAGGAGTGAgatacagcaacagagagaggagacagaatctCACATGGAAGaccaaaggaaagagaaagaacgTTTGGAACAAATGACGACGGACATGAAAAAACAGTTGCTAGAGGTGGATAATGACAAGGAAATGATAGAAAGCTCAATGGGGGAACTGAGAGTGAAAGAGGCAGAAATGGTGAGAGAAAAAGACAACATGGATAACAAGATGGCTAGGCtcaaagaggaagaggatggaatgCGGGAAGAAATAGGAAGGAAGATGGACATCTTAAAGAAGGAAAGTTGTGAAATCAAAAGACTTAGAGATGaaattgacagtgaaaaggacCAGCTGAATGCAAAATTGCTTGAGTTGGAAAAAATGCGTGaagaactagatagagagaagaaggaagtgAACAACAGGAAGGATGAAACACTGAAAGAGAAAGATCAGTTGGAAGAGAGGCGAGGTAAGATAagtaaggagaaagaggaattGGATATCAGTCTAGAACTGATGAAAAGACAAAGGGAAGACTTGACAAGCTTGAAGGCTGAAGCAGAAGCACAGACCGAGCCTATGGAAATAGACTGGAAGGAAAAGCTCACGAGGGAAAGACAACAACTTGAAGATGTAAAGGAGGAGATACAGAAGGAAAAAGAAGCCtttgagagaaagaagggatTGACCATGAAAGAAAGAGATGAGTTTGATCTGATGAAGTCTGAAACCCAGGGACAATTGGAGgaaatagaacaaaacaaacaagacatTCGTGTGGAGAAGGAAAAGCTGGATCAGATCAAAGCTGAGTTAGAAAGACGGTCTGAAGACGTAAATCAGGTCATGGATGAGACAAgacgggagagggggaaggtagaAGAACTGGCTATCCAAACtcaaaaagaaagagaagaaatggTGGGTTTTatggaaaagaacaaacaaaagcAGAACGAACTGGAACTCATGAATGAcaagattgaaagagagaaacaagacaTTGAAGAAAGTCGGGATGTgctaacaaaggagagagaggagctggaacAAATGAGGAGTGAgatacagcaacagagagaggagacagaatctCACATGGAAGaccaaaggaaagagaaagaacatTTGGAACAAATGACGACGGACATGAAAAAACAGTTGCTAGAGGTGGATAATGACAAGGAAATGATAGAAAGCTCAATGGGGGAACTGAGAGTGAAAGAGGCAGAAATGGTGAGAGAAAAAGACAACATGGATAACAAGATGGCTAGGCtcaaagaggaagaggatggaatgCGGGAAGAAATAGGAAGGAAGATGGACATCTTAAAGAAGGAAAGTTGTGAAATCAAAAGACTTAGAGATGaaattgacagtgaaaaggacCAGCTGAATGCAAAATTGCTTGAGTTGGAAAAAATGCGTGaagaactagatagagagaagaaggaagtgAACAACAGGAAGGATGAAACACTGAAAGAGAAAGATCAGTTGGAAGAGAGGCGAGGTAAGATAagtaaggagaaagaggaattGGATATCAGTCTAGAACTGATGAAAAGACAAAGGGAAGACTTGACAAGCTTGAAGGCTGAAGCAGAAGCACAGACCGAGCCTATGGAAATAGACTGGAAGGAAAAGCTCACGAGGGAAAGACAACAACTTGAAGATGTAAAGGAGGAGATACAGAAGGAAAAAGAAGCCtttgagagaaagaagggatTGACCATGAAAGAAAGAGATGAGTTTAATCTGATGAAGTCTGAAACCCAGGGACAATTGGAGgaaatagaacaaaacaaacaagacatTCGTGTGGAGAAGGAAAAGCTGGATCAGATCAAAGCTGAGTTAGAAAGACGGTCTGAAGACGTAAATCAGGTCATGGATGAGACAAgacgggagagggggaaggtagaAGAATGGCTATCCAAACtcaaaaagaaagagaagaaatggTGGGTTTTatggaaaagaacaaacaaaagcAGAACGAACTGGAACTCATGA